A region of the Desulfovibrio litoralis DSM 11393 genome:
TTTTAAACCATAGTTTTTAGTATGATAGTTAGACAAGAGAACAGCGGTTGGTCCGTTTTTATCTGCACCATGAGAAGCTGAAGAACCATCTGAAAGAGCTGTCCATGCTCTACGTCCGTTAGGAGTCGCAGAGACGACCTTGCCGAAAGGCACGTGAGAGGTGATTGGTACATAGCGTACGTCGCAGTTGACACCACGTTCGTCAGAATATTTTTTAGCATAAACTTGGGTAATATGGTCAATGTCTTTTGCTATGCTGTCAACATACGGGTCATTGTTGCCATAACAAGGAGCGTTACGAAGCATTTCGCGTACAGGTTCATAACCTTCAAAGTTATTTCTTAAAGCAGAAACAACTTCTTTCATTGTGAGTTTTTTCTCTTCAAATACTAACTTTTTAATAGCAGATAAAGAGTCAACAACAGTGCCATAACCTAAGAATTCAAAATAGGAAAAGTCTAAACCGCCCTCAATTTTTTGAGACTGTAGGTCTTTAGCCTTGTCCATACAAAGGTCATGCATTACTGATGCAAAAGGGCTAGCAAAGTGTTCAGGGCGTAAACAATCAACAATATATTGTTGTTTAAAAGCTTTTTTGAGTAAGTTCATGTGTTGTGCTTTGTAAGCATCATAGAAACTTTCCCAGCTATCAAACTTAGTAACATCACCAGTTTCAACGCCAATTACTTGGTCGCCATATTTCAACATATGCCCGTTATACATTAGCATTTCTAACGCAGTGGCAAAGTTGATGTAAACACAACCAGAAGTATAAGTTTCGTGGTTTGGCAGACGAGCTTCTGTGCATCCAGACACTGAGTAGTCTAATGCTGCTTCCATTGGTGCACCTTTAATGGCATAAAGAGGCACAACTTCTTCATCGTTAATCAGCTTAGGGAAACCAGAACCGTCTTTAACAGTTAATGCAATCTCTTTCAGAAAACGCTCTGGGGAACGAGAGTGAATACGAGTAGCTAAATCAGGGTAGTTGAGCGGGAATTCACGTTTAGATTCAAGAAATAAATAAGACAAATCGTTAGTAGCGTCTTCGCCTTCTGGAGTTTGACCGCCAATTGTTACAGCTTCCCAGTGAGCATAACCTTCGTTAAATTCATTACCGGTGGGGTTAATATAAAGATCAATAAATTGAGCCATTTCAACCCACATGCATTCAAGCAATTCTTTAGCTTCTTTGTTAGTAATACGACCTTCTTCAATATCTTTTTTGAAATAAGGAAATAAGTATTGATCCATACGACCATTTGAAATAATCGCACTAGATTTTTGTTCAATACGTGAGAACATTTGAACAAACCATTGGCTTTGAATTGCTTCACGGAAGTTAGTAGCAGGGTGAGCAGGTACTTTTTCGCAAATATCAGCCATTTCTAATAATTCTTTTTTACGTTTAGGGTCGCTTTCTTGAGCAGCAAGAGTACGAGCCAAATCAGCATGACGCTTAGACCAAATCATAAAAGCATCACAAACAATAATCATGGCTTCATAAAATGGTTTTTTATCCCAACCTTGAACAGGACTGTCTTGGTCTAGTTGAGCCATTTTTGCACGTGCTTCAGCTTGAATATTGAGCATACCACGACTTAAAACTTTTTCATAATCATGCACCCATTGTAAGGCTGAGCGATAAGAAGAAGTTTCACTTACAACAAACTTAGATTTTAACCCCTGATCATCATCATAAGTTACGCCACGTAAATCTTCAGGCATAGCATTGTTTAAATGTTCGTGATAAGTTTTACCTTCCCAGTAAGGAGCGATTTCATCTAAAATGATGTTAATATCTGTATCGGAAATTTTAAAAGGACTTTTTTCGCGATTAGGTAGATCCTTCATAACAACAGCGTAAAAATCGCCATCAATTTCAGGATATAAAATACCATAACGTCCAAATTGACCTGCACGACCAGCAATAAGCTGATCAGGAGTAATATATACAGTCATTTTTTCTGCAATATGCTTTAGAGCTTTAGCCCAGCGTAAGGTTAAAAGCTGACCTTCTGTTTGCTTCATAGATTCAGTAAAATAACGGGCACGTTCAACATCAATGATAGGTATTTGGAACAAAATACGATCAAGAATTTTATAAATACGCTCACGACCTTTACGGTTAGTGGATTTTTCTAGAATACGCTCTTCCTGTGGAGAGAGGCAAAGATTTTCACAACAAGACATAATATTTCTCCTGAAAATTTTTTATATATGGGAACACAGTGCTTGTGATTTTTATCCCAATCGGTAATGTTTAATTAGCATCTTCTGTGCCAAAGATAAATATTCTATATTAACAGCATGTTATACGTGTTTGTAATGTTTTCTTATCTAAGCAATATATTGATGAATTTATTGCAATACAACACGATATAATATATAATATATTGATAATATTTATATTTTAATATTAGTGTTTTTTTGCACTGTTGTTTTTTTACACTGATAACCAACGCAGCTATCATATCTAATTAATATTATTTAATATTATTTTTATCATCTTATTTGTTAAATGTGAAGTGCTACTCGCATAACAGTCTGTATTATATAGATAAAATTCGTTTATTATTCAGATATTGAAAAGCATTCTATTTAAGCATATTGTGATTTTTTTTACTTGTATTTAAGCTTTTACGCTTGACGTCTCGACTCGGCTCAACTGTTTTTAGGCTAAATTTTTACTCCAGTTTTCGCATAAGGATTTCTTACCCGTGGTAATCATGACTATCACTGAAAACCTGCCTATCTATGTCGATAAACGATTATAAGTTAGGTTCAAACATAGATTGTCTAGAACTAAAGAAATACGTTGCGAACGAAACAGTATTGCTTGTTTTTGGGTAAAGGTTTAAATAAATATGTGGAAAAATAGTACGGTACAGCATGAAGTGTGTAGATGAAAATTCGGAGGTGAATGTGCCTAATACTAATTCAAATAATTTGTTTGCACTGTTAACAAATAGAAAGATATTAGATATTGTGTTCTAAGTGAAAAAGCTTGAAATTATATCAAACTAAAAATAAACTTTACCAATAAAGCTATTTGTGTATTTTCACTCTTATTTATGTTTTAATATAATTTGTGTTTCTATGTTTCCTAAAACATAGGTGTAATAATATTACTTTGAATGTTGTCTTCTATTTCTACAATTATGTAACACTCTGAGATAAATACTTTTATATGTGCTTGACTCCTTTTAGTTCTATTTTTTTGTAGCTTGCAGTGCTAAAAAAGCTTGAAATTCCTCCTTAAATTTTCTTTTGCTTCCCACGTTGATCTCTGGTGCTTCTTATTGTAATGGGGTGATTTTGCAACGATCAAGGTACGCTTGCACATCTATAAGCTTGTACCGGACGCTTCTACCAATTTTTGCATACGGTAACCCTCTGTGTTTATGTCTATCTTGTCTCAATTTACTGACACTACATGCTAAAAGCTGTTCGGTGGCAAACTCGTTCATCCATGCAAGGTTATCTTTTATATCTACGTTTTTTATGGGTATTGATAATACGCTCATAATTTCCCCTTTTTTTATCTTTTGTGTTTTATGTTGATTGATAAATAAAAAAAATAAAAACACGCCATTTTTTATAAAACGGCGTTTTAATAGCTTTTTTCCAATCTTAAAAAATTTAATAATGAAGACTATTGAATATTTTTATGTTTAACCTGTTAATAATATTAATAAAAATATAACTAGGATTCTAGCATCATTAAAAAAAAGTGCTATAAAATAAATATATAATTCGTTTAAAAAAAAATGATTTTTTTTTAATTTTGAAAAGCTTAGACTAACATGGTTTAACGGAGCACTTTTTAACAAGTTTATTTTTCACTAAAATGATTATAATTGAGAGTATTGATAAAATAACGAGATAAAACATTCAGTAGAGTTGACAAATGCTTTTTTTGATGCTAAATAAAGCACCTAATAAGATATAAAATTACATATCAAGAGGGAAGCCATGCAAACTATTCATGCGGAAAAAACAGTGAGTGTTACCGAACTCAAGCGAAATTTTTCTGCTATTCTCAGCCAGGCAGAAGATAACCCGGTGGCCGTGCTTAATCACAACAAGCCAGAAGCCTATCTATTGTCTGCTGCTCATTATGAAAAGCTGTTGGGGCGTCTGGAAGATTTGGAAGATATAAAGCTAGTGCAAGAGCGTTCTGGTGGTCCTTTTGTGGAAGTGGATATAAATGAGCTATAAACTACGCTTTCATGAACTGGCTTTGAAAGAGTGGCAAAAGCTTGATAGAACCCTGCTGGAGCAATGAAATGAGAAAACTTAAGTTGATGTGTGATTATTACTGTTATCCGTTATGGGACTCTGAGTCAGATGAATATAATATTGATCCATTGAGTCTTAATATCTCACAAACGTTGAACGCTCAACTAATGACCTAACCGCTAAAGAGGTACATCATGAAAGCAAAAATATATGTTTCGTTGTTAAACGAAGGAGTTTCTACATATAAATACATACTAGCAGAAAGGATACGCGATACTATCTATACTATTTCAGAAGACAATGATTATGACTCAGAAGACGAGGAGTGGGAGTTTATTCCAGGAACTACAGTAGTTGTAGAAATGAAAAAGTTCCAGGATGGGACTAGCGATCTCGTTGCAATTAAAGAATATAGTAAAATGTAATAAGTTGTGTTAGTCGCAAATTAAGTTAACAATATTGTTGTAGATCAAGGCAAAACAGATTCCGACTGGGTGGGGCAACAGACCAGTATTGTTGGTCGTAGCGAGGTAGATATTTATGTGGAAAACAACACCCATATCAAAGGGGCTATCATTGCCACTGAACCGGGTGGCGATTTAACCCTCAACACCAACACCCTAACCTTTGAGGAAATAAAAGACAAAAATAAAGGCTACGACTGGTCATTTAACGTTTCCTGAAGTGTTAGCAGTGGCAATGGTGGGCTTGACAAAGACACAGAGATTTTGGGAACAAAACCTTATGACTACACCACTAAATCGGAAAACGGCAATGGCGGTAACACGGAATACAAGCCAAATAGTACTACTACAAATAAAGACAATATTAAAGCCACCCTTTTTAGAGTGGCTTATTAATGTGTTCTTTAACTTATATACTAAGCAAATGCACTTTTTATTAACCTTTTATTCTTATTTAAGACCATTGCAAAACGCCGTTTTGCCTACTTTTTTCATCATTTTATGCTAAACATAAAAAGTCTTAAGTCTCAAAAATCACTAATTTTACAAGAAAATCAAAGTTTTCTTATTTGTGTTTTTTTGAAGTGTCTTTCTAAATGAAGCCTCTTTGAGCTTATAGTGCAATAGTCTCTAATAATACTTCTAATACGTATTATTGAATGATGGTGACACTTTTACATCACAATAACTGTGATGACAGAATAATTTCTGATTTTATGGCTTTTGGTGCAATACGCTTTTTAAAAAGTCTTTAAAGTCGTCTACCTTGAATAACTCGTACAAGAATTATTATAACAGCTAAGACTAAAAGTAGGTGAATAAATCCGCCCATTGTGTAGGAAGAAACAAGACCCAAAGCCCACAAGGCCAGTAAGAGAATCGTAATGGTTTCTAACACATCTGCCTCCTTATTCAACTATAGGGTTACTGATTAAGTTAACAATAATTGTATTTATTAAACCCGTCTGTACGGTGTAGCACATAACAATAAGTATTTTGATAACAGTTTGTCTTTGTCTTGCTTAAAAGCATTGCGTAGTGTACATCTAAGGGGTGGAATATATATATTTGATATTAATTAATTTATTTTCATTCCAAATTTTTTTTACAGGGGTTTATCATAGAAAAAAAATCACAGGCTTTGAAAAATCATCTTCTGGCTACTTTGTCGCCAAGCATTTTTGAATCAATGTTACCACATCTTGAATTAGTAGAAATGCCACTTGGTAAGGTTTTATATGAATCAGGAGACACGTTAAGCCACGTATATTTTCCTGTTGATTGCATTGTATCCTTGCTCTATGTAATGGAAAACGGAGCATCAGCGGAAATTTCAGTTATTGGTAATGAAGGAATTATCGGCATATCTTTGTTCATGGGTGGCGAAAGTACGCCAAGCAGAGCTATAGTACAAAGTGCTGGGCAGGCATATCGACTCTGTAGTCGGATTTTTAAAGAAGGGTTCCACCGTCATAGTGAGGTATTATATTTATTACTACGCTATGTTCAGTCCCTCATCACTCAAATGGCTCAAACTGCTGTTTGTAATCGCCACCATTCAATAGACCAACAGCTTTGTCGTTGGCTTCTTTTATCTCTAGACCGATTGCCAAGCAATAAACTAACAATGACCCAAGAACTGATAGCTAATATGCTTGGGGTGCGTCGTGAAGGGGTAACAGAAGCGGCTGGAAAGTTGCAAAAGCTCGGTGTTATAAAATATCACCGAGGGCAGATTACTGTTCTTGACCGCCCCAAGCTTGAAGAGTTGTGTTGCGAATGTTATGCCGTTGTTAAAAAAGAAACAGACCGCCTCTTACCTTAAAAGAAATGATTAAAGCTCGTGTTAACACCACATTGTTATAAATGAAGACCATTGCACAATAGTCTCAAAGCGGCTTCATTTAGCAAGGTAATCCCAAGCACGCATAAGGACAATAGGCTGGCTTTGCTCGTCCATGGACTTGGAGCTTTGAGCTTATACCCCAGAAACAAGAGAAAAAGTTATTTTTTTGTAAAATTAGTGTTTTTTGCGACTTAAGGTGTTTTATTCTTTGTGCAAACGAGGCTAAAATGATAGCAAAGAACTCAAAACAGAGTTTTGCAATGGTCTTATTAATATATAAAGAAAAGAATTAAAATTTGCGGGTACTTTTCGGAGTGTATCAAAAAGATAAAGACATTCTATTAATATATTTAAGCATATTACCTCTTGGCTTTTGGTCCAAACAGTTCTAAAAATTTTAAAAAAATTTTGTTTATAGTGCTTTCTGTATCTGCAAAAAAGTTATTAGGGTTATCTTTAAATTGCTTATAGTACTTGGGTTTAGCTATTAGTTTTAAAATTGGAGTGTAAAAGAATAAAAAGAAGCTCTGTGGAGTGTTGGGGAAACTCACTAGATGTTGTGAAATATTGCCTAAATCACTTTTTAAATATTTATCTATTGAAGACCTTAAGAGGTTATTTTTTTTTAACCAACCTGCAATATTATGTTCTTTTCCTGCTACAAATGGGTGCAACTCAACACCATGAACATTTTTCAATCTTTCACAGGCAATTTTATCTCTTTCATACTCTTGGCTATAAAATAAAGCAATATTGGCATTCAAAGATTGCCAGTCAAGAGAGGTCAGTAAATCAAAATAAGTCTGGTCTACTCCATTTAAACAACTTACATCTGGTAAAGGAAGAGGGCGAGGTAAAAGAGTTTGAGGTGCAAAAGCTATAATACGTTTAGCTCCCAATAAATAACCAAATAGTAAAGATGCATAACCACCGCTAGAACAACCTATAGTAAAAATGTTAGAAGACTCTTTCTCAAGTTCATTAATTTTTTTTCTTAAATATAAAACAGTATCAGGTACATCATTCGTAAGAAATGCTAACCCTTTTAAATACCATGCATCATACATATCTCTTACAAAAATTAAATTATAATTATAGACTGAAAGTATATCTGTTAGTTGATAATTCAACTCATTTATTTTCTCATTGCGACTAGCAAAGCAAATCAGAGTACAATCACTTTTTTTATCAATTATCTTTATATTCAATAGCTCAAGAAGTTCTACGTTTTTATGGTGTTGCAACTCTATAATAGAAAACAATAAAAATGGGTTTTTCTCTAACCATGAATAATATTGAGAAACTGATTTATCAATAATGAATAAAGATGCAAGTTGCATTATTTGATTGTTGGAAAGTTGCTTTTTTGCACAATTAAAAAATCTAATAAAAAGGCTGTTATCTCTAAGTTTTTTTAAAGATAAAAACGCTGTATTGTATATGGCATCAATATTATTGTATTGAACTAAATAACAAGCCCTATTTAATAAAAAATAAGATAGATTTAAAGATGTTGAGCAATAACGTATATATTCTGATTTTTCTCTTTTAATCTCTAGCTTCACTTATGAATATCCTTTTTTATTGGATTCTTTCTACTCTACTTCTGCTAAAAGCAACGTACCAATAAAAACATTATTATCAAATACTTTAACTATTTTAACTCGATATCTCAAGTTCCAGATTCTTCGTATGGGCTACAATAAATTCAAAAAGTTCATTTGTATTTTCTGTAACGGTTTTATTTTCTGTAACAATAATTAAGTCAGGATTAGTTGGGGCTTCATAATTAGAGGAAACTCCGGTATAATTTTTAATTTCCCCTGTTCGAGCTTTTTTATAAAAGCCTTTTACATCTCTACGTTCGCATTCTTCGGAAGAACAAGAAATAAAAACCTCTTTAAAAAATTCTTCTCCAATAATATCTTTAGCATTTTTTCGTGCCGTTTCAGAAGGCGAGATAAAAGCACAAAGACATATAGTTGCATTTCTTACTAATATTTTTGCGAGTTCTGCTATACGTCTGTTATTCTCTTGTCTGTCTTCAGGCGAAAAACACAAGTCATTACAAAGCCCTGTGCGAATAGCATCTCCATCTAACACAACTATATTATAACCCTTTTCAAAAAGCATAAGCTCTGCCGTGTGTGCAAGAGTTGATTTACCTGCTCCTGATAAACCTGTTAGCCAAAAGACCATGCCTTTATGAGAGTGCCTCGCCTCTCTCATTTCTTGACTTACATGGCTACGAGGAGCAACTAAGTGAATGTTTTCTTTATTATTTGTCATTTTATTATATGATTAAAAACGTTTTGCCTTTGGGCCAAACAGCTCTAAAAACTTTAAAAATATTTTGTTCATAGTACTTTCTGTATCTGCAAAAAAGTTATTAGGGTTATCTTTAAATTGCTGATAGTACTTGGGTTTAGCTATTAGTTTTAAAATTGGAGTGTAAAAGAATAAGAAGAAACGCTGTGGAGTGCTAGGAAAATTAATTAAATGTTGTGCGATGTTTTCTATTGTTTTTTGCAATGCAGATAACGTATTTTCAACCTTAATCAATTGTTGAGTATTGAGTTTTTGTAAAGTAGCATTTTCATTTTTTAAATTATTTATTGTATTATTTGAAACGGAACGCATTTCACTGATTCGTTGATGTCGCCAACGTATCATGTTAATAGCTTGTATCGCTATTGATATTTCTTGTTCTGAAATGTTCTTCTTTGAAACAGGAAGTTCAGTGCTATAATTAAATATTTCAAAGTCTTTTTGATATATAGTTTTTATCAATTCAACAGACCTAGCCGTTATAAATTCTGTGTTATAGGATAACAGGCTAACATTATTCCCTTTATCTTCAAAAGGGAGTGCAACATCCTCTCCTAAATGTATTTTTAAGGCTTCTTTTAATTTTTCTTTTTCTTCTAATTTAACAATTAATGAGTATGGGAATATATCTGGGCGTAATATTTTGTATTGAGGCATAAAATGAGGATCCAGAAAGTTGGCAGGATGTTCGTAGGCATATAAATGTTCTAAAAAATATTCGAACGCCAAACTTATGTCTTTTTTGTTATCAATTTTATAGTTACAAAAATCGTATTTTTGATATGGTATTATTCGCAATGGTTCTTGCAATAACATTTTTGACTGCCATGCAGAAAAAATACGCATATAAGGATTACGCACCAGAGTAAAACAAAAGGCATCCTTTTTTGAAAGATATTCTTCTATTACACTCAAGGGTAACCTTGTCAAATGTGGAGCAATATTAGCAATATCGTGTATTACTAATTCTGGGGTACTCTCAAGACTCTTGTGTATAGAAGAAACATCTAAATCAACTGCTTCAAGTTTTGCAAACCACCATTTCATAGTCGTGCAGGCAACCTTTGGGACAGCCACATACAAAAAGTTATAATTATATGATAAAAAACCATTAATTAATAAGTTATTTAAGAATGGCTTATTCTCTTGAATATTTTTTATGTCAAGTTGTTTATATAAAGTTTGCATTGTTATTGTCCTACAAAGAAATAGTAATTATTACACATCAATTTGACTATGCTTTATTAAGGCTAAATCAACCTTAGATAAAATCTTGTTAAAAAAACGCACATTTTCCCCCTTTATTTAATAACACTTTAATCAGGAATAATCTTTGTCAGTTTTGATAAAATATGGTCTTTGTTATGTTTTTGGAGAATATTATATTTTAAGCGTTTTCTGTCTAACATTAACAAAGATATAATCTTAAGCCAATGAGGAGCTTTTTTGTAGCGTTGTTCAAGGGTAATATCTCTATTTTTTTGTATTCGTTTTTTGTATTCAGCTTTGGTTAAAAACACTTTTTCAAATATTTTTTGTGGATATTCACAAATGGATTGTGCAACTTCAATATATTCATAAAAATCTAAATCATTTTTTTCAAGCTCTTTGCGAAAAACTCTTAATAATAAAACGCGGTTCCACATATCCGGCTCACTATGTATTCTTAGTAAAATGAGATCAAACAAACGGTAACATAAGGCATAATAACTTCTATGATATTTATCGAAAAGATTTTCTTTAATATAAAACTCTTTTAAATTTTTACATATATGGGAAATGTCTTCTATGCCTTTTTTATTTTTCACTCCGTAGGTCAATGAATCTTTTCTAATAGCCCAAGAGTAACCTATATAAGGTATAGTTATGCTTTGAGAAGAAAAGTAATGAGCTTTTAAGGAAAACTCTATATCTTCGTGGTAAACATACTCTTCAAATAAAAGATCATGTTTTCTGAAAAAATCTATGCGATATAATTTTGCCCATGCAGAGAAAGAATGTCCAATACTCATTTCTTGGATTGCCGTATAACCCGAGAAGTTTAATGAGGCTTGATATGTTGCTATTATCTTATCCTTTTCGACTCGTTCATAACCACACTGTACAATATCAGCCTTAGCTTGTTCTGCTGCTGTATAAAGATTTAACAACATATCTTGTTTAATTACATCGTCGGCATCAACAAAGGTGCAATATTTACCTTGAGCGTGATGTATGCCAGCATTGCGGGCTCCAGCAGCACCTTTGTTCTCTTGAGAAATAACTTTTATGTTATCAAAATTTCGAGCATATTCTTCAATTATACTTAAAGTTGAATCAGTAGATCCATCATTAACTATAATTATTTCAACGTCTTTAAAAGACTGATATATTATAGAATTGATAGTGTTAGCAATATAATTTTCTACATTATAAGCTGGTACAATTACAGAAATTTTTATATCTCTACTTTGTTGTTTTTCTATTATGGAGCTTACATAACTCTTAATTTCTTCCGGACTTTTATTTGGAGCATAACTGTCGCTCAAAACCTTATCATAGTTATCACGACGAAAAACATTTAATTGTCCACCGGGGGTAATATTTATAATTTCTCTATTATCTAAATCAAAAGCTCTTTTAGCTTTGATATAGCAAAGTTCCATACGATTAACTAAAGGTATATGCCAATGATAACCCTTTCCAAAATAATTAGGGTGAAAATGATTAGGATCGTCAACCGTAGATAGAATATCATCCCCTTTTACTATAGCAGATGAAGGAATTGTATATTCATGGTCAAAACCAATAAGGTAAACATTCTTAAATCCCATATAATATGCGAGTTGCATATTAATATAAGAAACTGTTCCGCCAACCCATAAACGCCTCGAAGCATCTATACTAAAGTAAGGGTATCCAACATAACGACGATAATCAACTAGCGTATTTACAAAAAGATTATTTGTGTGTGCTAATATACAATCTTTCAAATAGTAACCATAAAATTTTATAGTACTATTCACTTTTTGCATTTCATGCTTACGTTCTTTGGCAACGTGTGTATCCTCAACACAATAAAAAGTTGGCTCAAATCCCATCTTATCACGAGCTAAAAATATAGAATTAACACCAAAGGTAAATTCATTTTTAAGTTTTGTTAAGTCAACTTTATTTAAAGAAGGACCATTGCCAAGAATAAAACAACGCTCTCCAGCATAGCGATCTTTTAAAGCTTCAATATCAAATAAAGATAAGTTTTCCTTCTTAAAAAAAGAACAAGTCCGATTACTAGCTGCTAGTTGCTTGTCATAAAGTGGAGCAAGCTTTTTTTCATATTCGTCTGACCATATGTCATTTTTATTGATAAACTGATATTCGTTAAGCCACAGCAATGCAAGGTCAATATTGTTTTTTTTATAGGCTTTTATTATTTTTTCTTTTAAAAGTTCTGATGTTTTTTCTTTACCCATGTTTTTAGTTGATTCAAGAAAATCATTTAACTCTGAAAAAATATCACTATTGATTGTTGTTTCATCCCAGCTACTGAGGCTCATAAAGATATTCTCCTTTAATATATAACCATACAATAAAACGCTGATAACTGTCTATGTTTATTTAATTATTACGTTTTCAAATATATCACTCATACATTGTAATAAACCCTGACCCATATCAATATGCGGGTTGTTTACAATTTTACGTCCAACTTTAGGGCTAAAATTATACGGAGTGATTTTATAATGTGAATCTCGTGTAGAAGGCAGTATCTCAATATCTACATTATCATGCAACATTTCTTTAATCATTGATAATAATTCAATATATTGCATTTTCTCAGGGCCAGTTAAGACAACATTCTCATTAATAAATTCATCAGATAATATTTTTACACTAATATCAGCCGCATCTTTTACATGAATAAATTCTCTTATTTCATTACCTGTGCCATAGTAGGTGATTTTTTTATTATGTAAAGCTTGTTTGATTAATTTAAAAATACTATTACGCTCGTCTGCTCTAGGTCCATATAAAGAACCATAGCGTAAACAGGTGTATTCTAGCCCATGTAACTTATTGTAAGTTTCAATATATGCCTCACAAGCTTGTTTGCTACAACGATAAAAATATCCTGCATCACTATAAACATAAGCAGAACTGGCAAAAACAAAACGTTTGATATTCGCTTTTATGGCAGATTCTAATAAATTTACTGTACCTAAAATATTAATATTCACTGTATCAATTGGTCGCTGCTTACATTCATCAATGTCGGCTATCCCTGCGAAATGATATATTATATCTGAACGGCTAACTAGTTTTTCGATTAATGGATAATCAAGAATACTACCAACAGCCATCTCTTGTTCTTCTTTTAAATAAGGCGA
Encoded here:
- a CDS encoding glycosyltransferase; translation: MSLSSWDETTINSDIFSELNDFLESTKNMGKEKTSELLKEKIIKAYKKNNIDLALLWLNEYQFINKNDIWSDEYEKKLAPLYDKQLAASNRTCSFFKKENLSLFDIEALKDRYAGERCFILGNGPSLNKVDLTKLKNEFTFGVNSIFLARDKMGFEPTFYCVEDTHVAKERKHEMQKVNSTIKFYGYYLKDCILAHTNNLFVNTLVDYRRYVGYPYFSIDASRRLWVGGTVSYINMQLAYYMGFKNVYLIGFDHEYTIPSSAIVKGDDILSTVDDPNHFHPNYFGKGYHWHIPLVNRMELCYIKAKRAFDLDNREIINITPGGQLNVFRRDNYDKVLSDSYAPNKSPEEIKSYVSSIIEKQQSRDIKISVIVPAYNVENYIANTINSIIYQSFKDVEIIIVNDGSTDSTLSIIEEYARNFDNIKVISQENKGAAGARNAGIHHAQGKYCTFVDADDVIKQDMLLNLYTAAEQAKADIVQCGYERVEKDKIIATYQASLNFSGYTAIQEMSIGHSFSAWAKLYRIDFFRKHDLLFEEYVYHEDIEFSLKAHYFSSQSITIPYIGYSWAIRKDSLTYGVKNKKGIEDISHICKNLKEFYIKENLFDKYHRSYYALCYRLFDLILLRIHSEPDMWNRVLLLRVFRKELEKNDLDFYEYIEVAQSICEYPQKIFEKVFLTKAEYKKRIQKNRDITLEQRYKKAPHWLKIISLLMLDRKRLKYNILQKHNKDHILSKLTKIIPD
- a CDS encoding NAD-dependent epimerase/dehydratase family protein, with product MRILVTGGAGFLGSHVADALTEAGHKVIVFDQQNSPYLKEEQEMAVGSILDYPLIEKLVSRSDIIYHFAGIADIDECKQRPIDTVNINILGTVNLLESAIKANIKRFVFASSAYVYSDAGYFYRCSKQACEAYIETYNKLHGLEYTCLRYGSLYGPRADERNSIFKLIKQALHNKKITYYGTGNEIREFIHVKDAADISVKILSDEFINENVVLTGPEKMQYIELLSMIKEMLHDNVDIEILPSTRDSHYKITPYNFSPKVGRKIVNNPHIDMGQGLLQCMSDIFENVIIK